In one window of Desulforhabdus amnigena DNA:
- the rd gene encoding rubredoxin, whose protein sequence is MDRYVCQICGYVYDPEKGDPDNGVAPGTKFQDLPEDWVCPICGAGKSDFEKE, encoded by the coding sequence ATGGACCGTTACGTATGTCAAATCTGTGGTTATGTTTATGACCCTGAAAAGGGTGACCCTGACAATGGTGTTGCTCCCGGGACCAAGTTTCAGGATTTGCCCGAAGACTGGGTCTGTCCCATATGTGGAGCGGGCAAGAGCGATTTTGAGAAAGAATAG
- a CDS encoding glutaredoxin family protein, which produces MEKKVRIYTTPTCHYCQQAKEFLKEKGVEFESFDVAADKEAFQEMKRISGGARSVPVIAIADKVIVGFEREDIEKALKSLE; this is translated from the coding sequence ATGGAGAAAAAAGTAAGGATCTACACAACTCCCACCTGTCACTATTGCCAGCAGGCTAAAGAATTCCTGAAGGAAAAAGGCGTTGAATTCGAATCCTTTGATGTGGCAGCAGACAAGGAAGCGTTCCAAGAGATGAAGAGGATTTCCGGCGGCGCACGCAGCGTTCCGGTAATCGCCATTGCTGACAAGGTGATTGTCGGGTTTGAGCGGGAAGACATAGAAAAGGCCTTGAAAAGCCTGGAATAG
- a CDS encoding ferritin-like domain-containing protein has translation MIFNFNAAEIFDVAIKIEENGKKFYDTAKGMVDDPEVKALFADLGEQEIGHKERFQSLKKQLPPEASSPTVFDAENELNAYLKMMADQHVFVSSESVDKQLAGVKDVKSALKLAIEFEKDSVIFFLTVQDATEGSKGKAFIGELVKEEQEHLRRLTMQLRKLG, from the coding sequence ATGATTTTTAATTTTAACGCTGCTGAAATTTTTGATGTTGCCATAAAGATCGAAGAAAACGGTAAAAAGTTTTACGACACCGCCAAGGGGATGGTAGACGATCCCGAAGTAAAAGCACTTTTTGCAGATTTGGGTGAGCAGGAAATCGGGCACAAGGAAAGATTCCAGTCTTTGAAAAAACAGCTTCCCCCTGAAGCTTCCAGTCCCACTGTTTTCGATGCCGAGAATGAACTCAATGCCTATCTCAAAATGATGGCGGACCAACATGTATTCGTCTCGAGTGAGAGTGTGGACAAGCAGTTGGCCGGAGTCAAGGATGTGAAGTCCGCATTGAAACTGGCCATTGAATTCGAAAAAGACTCAGTGATTTTCTTCCTCACGGTGCAAGACGCTACCGAAGGTTCAAAGGGCAAAGCTTTTATCGGAGAGTTGGTGAAAGAGGAGCAGGAGCATTTGCGACGTCTAACTATGCAGTTGAGAAAACTCGGCTAG